The proteins below come from a single Stomoxys calcitrans chromosome 1, idStoCalc2.1, whole genome shotgun sequence genomic window:
- the LOC106090596 gene encoding mediator of RNA polymerase II transcription subunit 14 isoform X4, producing the protein MMAPQPLEQGLAAGYLPQGTEGSPRMNTISLAVLIDFIIQRTYHDLTVLAELLPRKSDMERKIEIYNFAARTRQLFIRLIALVKWANSVSKVDKSANIMSFLDKQNMLFVETADMLARMSRETLVRACLPNFHIPAAVEVLTKGTYNRLPTCIRERIVPPDPITIQEKRQTLLRLNQVIQHRLVTGKLMPQLREFKIRNGRVTFEVKHEFKVSLTVMGDSPTVPWRLLDIDVLVEDKETGDGKALVHPLQVNYIHQLIQARLVENPNALSEVYNCLHYFCQSLQLEVLYTQTLRLSYERLDDNIQVEEYIPGVKITVSYWRELTSKDPKSELGYRLTVQSDPNEIGRPLAVVHIPSLGAKESAEVADRAVRSDHLSMERLIVHTVYIRSVSRLSDLKLEFQAFLKDVDFNLQGTPAILTVPVLTPCLRAEQIHITIDTHTGMLRCHVPKHLDCPIIPEMQACLNGDRNKLPHIMSELRYWITHRRCEKTLQHLPATATETLPFLKAPDNPLLQAGRHKIFVKLHRHPSVILVVQLKEKPNTPNEMEYTFHLGFVAFQTKENDSTADESPQQLVPVQAPPSQQGAGSTPNAEVPRVYTKLLKLIEFDTFVSTHGPGTDVDDTPPHKRKSINEHGAPAAKQAKTIYPAYFIPELAHVVAMCDEKIPFLNLAQALTKHNIPHSGLQVESNATSLVLKILALPKPGPSGEDNKQPHIPNMPTIEPHVWKDLMKRLLSISIRSQMNKNNQIRVWVVEFVFFSTPLQSTHAKEQGNRRTVYLTYEQINHDFSKTVDDLLKDWSKIVYLYTLAYNFSEHIKNKRLNISDMISINSYNYINLLLGYGPKKEVICNIYWSAQSHGFRLIFMGGITTVNSHSMMRDQLTTHLNSQHSLAQLVCILHETYNPLSSIAKLPIIPHLGIPRPLVPVLSFCILPQSPCLIRLAYQAMFCLEIRFRSGRLVSIRDGAFSRFDRNLIDEFTPIQGLKGFLSKYVDENAVYRGRSQSEDDNPPSPLGMEDNFGGPGSVPGGGTGGSSPFLSAGMRGPQSPRDSGLRFPAPHTPPSSSNPHTPASPHPGSGTSTGAGSGQNHPNYNLTSPPGPHMPHPSPSGLMPSSPLNPQPSPHMVHSPGPNAGSLYMQGHQDSPFAAMSPANSNWPGSPSMPRPSPRPGQSPDHKSSQSGNTGSNSAGCNSGNPQGMNRMPQANRSWAGAIPTVLTHEKLDLLCRPSPHPNKEIGATPDISPLERFLGCVYMRRQLHRNIQNDDTLQVLNSNEPGVVLFKVDGLQCQVTLNQIHMQSLHLKIAPLPPQPTQDGKQPFQLSPDDLLVLEQFFDTRVVAPPYRPNSLHSFCRVLSCATQVLKDFVQIMRLEMKPDLGGEQFKWTVQFCTRVPPSAAPIVPIGSPGVLIVRLKILFFLQVTRIPYNGKEWKDSPSLVLPMVYDLSSNLTQLAEKREQVQSPAAQTASSLLRRFSECAVHGQCSLFPAVRDLLINLQLPNDVPPPNQLIGPPVGPMVGSSPNPMMHSPMQQMGGPVGPPHVGPGYQQMPQNPGPQ; encoded by the exons ATGATGGCACCACAGCCACTGGAACAAGGATTAGCGGCGGGCTATTTGCCGCAAGGAACCGAAGGAAGTCCTCGCATGAACACCATATCCTTGGCTGTCCTCATAGACTTCATCATACAGAGAACCTATCATGATCTGACAGTTTTGGCTGAATT GCTTCCCCGCAAGTCCGATATGGAacgtaaaatagagatatacaacTTTGCTGCCCGAACACGTCAGCTGTTTATACGACTCATCGCTTTGGTCAAATGGGCTAACTCGGTGTCCAAAGTGGATAAATCTGCT aatattaTGAGCTTTTTagataagcaaaatatgctGTTTGTTGAAACTGCGGATATGCTGGCCCGCATGTCCCGTGAGACTCTGGTAAGAGCGTGTTTGCCAAATTTTCACATACCTGCCGCCGTAGAGGTGTTAACCAAAGGCACCTACAATCGCCTACCCACCTGTATCAGAGAACGTATAGTACCACCAGATCCCATTACTATACAAGAAAAGCGACAGACACTGCTGCGTCTCAACCAAGTGATACAACACCGCCTGGTAACGGGAAAGCTTATGCCTCAACTAAGAGAGTTTAAG ATAAGAAACGGTCGTGTCACATTTGAGGTGAAGCATGAATTTAAAGTTTCCTTGACGGTGATGGGCGATAGCCCAACAGTACCATGGCGTCTACTGGACATTGATGTGTTGGTGGAAGACAAAGAGACAGGAG atGGCAAAGCTTTGGTTCATCCACTTCAGGTTAATTACATCCATCAACTGATACAAGCGCGTCTCGTGGAGAACCCAAATGCTCTTAGTGAAGTTTACAACTGCCTGCACTACTTCTGTCAATCGCTGCAGCTTGAGGTTCTATACACTCAAACGTTGCGTCTTAGCTATGAGCGTTTGGATGACAACATACAAGTTGAGGAGTACATACCGGGTGTGAAGATAACGGTATCTTATTGGCGTGAACTGACAAGCAAGGATCCAAAATCCGAGTTGGGCTATCGCTTGACGGTACAGTCAGATCCAAATGAAATTGGACGTCCTTTGGCCGTGGTCCATATTCCTTCTCTGGGAGCTAAGGAATCAGCAGAAGTTGCTGATCGAGCAGTGCGTTCTGACCATTTGTCCATGGAGCGGTTGATCGTGCACACTGTCTATATACGTTCTGTCTCCCGTTTATCTGAtttaaaattggaatttcaaGCATTCCTCAAAGACGTTGATT TTAATCTGCAAGGTACGCCAGCTATCCTAACAGTGCCGGTTTTGACTCCTTGCCTACGTGCCGAACAAATTCACATAACAATTGATACGCACACTGGTATGCTGCGCTGCCATGTACCCAAGCATTTGGATTGTCCCATTATACCAGAAATGCAGGCCTGTCTCAATGGCGACCGCAACAAGCTGCCGCATATAATGTCAGAATTGCGATATTGGATAACACATAGACGTTGCGAAAAGACTTTGCAGCATTTACCTGCCACCGCCACGGAAACATTACCATTTCTGAAGGCGCCAGACAATCCATTACTGCAAGCTGGTAGACATAAAATCTTTGTAAAATTACACCGGCATCCAAGTGTTATATTG GTTGtccaattaaaagaaaaacccAACACGCCCAATGAAATGGAGTACACATTCCATTTAGGCTTTGTTGCCTTTCAGACAAAGGAAAATGATTCGACAGCGGACGAATCGCCGCAGCAACTTGTGCCGGTGCAAGCTCCGCCCAGTCAGCAGGGTGCAGGGTCAACGCCAAATGCCGAAGTGCCAAGAGTTTAcacaaaacttttaaaattaattgaatttgatACATTTGTTTCGACCCATGGCCCGGGAACTGATGTTGATG ATACGCCGCCTCATAAGCGAAAGTCTATCAATGAACATGGTGCGCCTGCGGCGAAGCAAGCAAAAACCATATATCCGGCTTATTTTATACCAGAATTGGCTcatgttgtagcaatgtgtgaCGAAAAGATACCCTTCCTAAATTTAGCTCAAGCATTGACAAAACACAATATTCCGCATAGTGGATTACAGGTGGAGTCCAATGCCACATCCCTGGTATTGAAAATTCTAGCACTGCCCAAGCCGGGCCCTTCGGGAGAAGATAACAAG CAGCCGCATATACCAAATATGCCCACAATTGAGCCGCACGTATGGAAGGATCTGATGAAACGTCTTCTCTCCATATCCATTCGTTCACAAATGAACAAAAACAATCAAATACGCGTTTGGGTCGTTGAGTTTGTATTCTTTAGCACACCATTGCAAAGTACCCACGCAAAGGAGCAGGGTAATCGCAGAACCGTCTATCTTACATATGAGCAAATAAATCATGACTTTTCGAAAACAGTAGACGATCTTTTGAAGGACTGGTCGAAAATAGTCTATCTTTATACTCTGGCATACAATTTCTCCGAACACATAAAAAACA AACGTCTTAATATCTCTGATATGATAAGCATAAATTCATACAACTACATTAATCTGCTGTTGGGCTATGGACCCAAGAAAGAAGTAATCTGTAACATTTACTGGTCCGCCCAATCTCATGGTTTCCGTCTGATTTTCATGGGCGGCATAACCACAGTGAATTCACACTCGATGATGCGTGATCAATTGACCACTCATTTGAACAGCCAGCATAGCTTGGCACAGCTGGTGTGTATTCTACACGAGACCTATAACCCTTTGTCGTCGATAGCAAAACTGCCCATAATTCCGCATCTAGGAATTCCG CGACCACTTGTTCCAGTGTTATCGTTTTGCATTCTGCCGCAGTCTCCATGCCTTATACGTTTGGCCTATCAGGCTATGTTCTGCTTGGAAATACGATTCAGATCCGGCCGTTTGGTTTCGATACGAGATGGTGCCTTTAGTCGTTTTGACCGCAATCTGATTGACGAGTTTACTCCTATACAGGGGTTAAAG GGTTTCCTCTCGAAATATGTTGATGAAAACGCGGTTTATCGCGGCCGATCGCAAAGTGAAGACGACAATCCTCCCTCCCCGTTGGGAATGGAAGATAATTTTGGCGGACCAGGCAGCGTTCCAGGAGGTGGGACTGGGGGATCATCACCTTTTCTCAGTGCTGGCATGAGAGGTCCCCAATCGCCCAGGGACAGTGGTTTACGGTTTCCGGCGCCACACACTCCACCTTCTAGCTCAAATCCCCACACACCAGCTAGTCCACATCCAGGAAGCGGCACGTCGACGGGAGCTGGGAGTGGACAAAACCATCCAAATTATAATTTAACATCGCCACCGGGACCTCATATGCCTCATCCATCACCAAGTGGTCTAATGCCCTCCTCGCCATTGAATCCCCAACCAAGTCCTCATATGGTTCACAGTCCAGGGCCCAATGCAGGGTCATTGTATATGCAGGGTCATCAAGATTCGCCGTTTGCAGCGATGTCGCCTGCCAATAGTAATTGGCCCGGATCACCAAGTATGCCAAGGCCCTCGCCTAGACCAGGGCAGAGCCCCGATCACAAATCAAGTCAATCGGGGAATACGGGGTCCAATTCCGCAGGCTGTAACTCGGGCAATCCACAAGGTATGAACCGAATGCCCCAGGCCAATAGATCATGGGCTGGAGCCATACCAACCGTATTGACGCATGAGAAACTTGACTTACTCTGCCGTCCCAGTCCCCATCCTAATAAAGAGATTGGCGCTACCCCTGATATAAGTCCGTTGGAACGTTTTCTCGGTTGTGTTTACATGAGGCGTCAGCTACATCGAAACATACAGAACGATGATACACTTCAAGTTCTTAACTCAAATGAACCTGGAGTGGTTCTCTTTAAAGTGGACGGCCTTCAGTGTCAAGTGACTCTCAATCAGATCCATATGCAATCGTTGCATCTTAAAATTGCCCCATTACCACCACAACCCACGCAAGATGGTAAGCAACCTTTCCAGCTGAGCCCAGACGATCTCCTGGTGCTCGAACAATTCTTCGACACGCGAGTGGTTGCGCCACCCTATAGACCCAACTCATTGCATAGTTTCTGTAGGGTCTTAAGCTGTGCAacacaagttctcaaagatTTTGTACAAATAATGCGTTTGGAAATGAAGCCGGATCTGGGCGGAGAACAATTCAAATGGACTGTACAGTTTTGTACGCGTGTTCCACCGTCGGCGGCACCTATTGTTCCAATTGGCAGCCCCGGCGTGCTTATAGTGCGCTTGAAAATACTATTCTTT TTGCAAGTTACCCGGATACCATATAATGGCAAAGAATGGAAAGATAGCCCCTCATTAGTCCTGCCTATGGTGTACGATCTTAGTTCGAATTTGACCCAATTGGCCGAGAAACGTGAACAAGTACAGTCACCGGCAGCTCAAACGGCTAGTTCATTGTTAAGGCGATTTTCCGAGTGTGCAGTACATGGACAATGTTCATTGTTTCCAGCTGTCAGGGACCTCTTGATTAATCTTCAGTTGCCCAATGATGTACCACCACCGAATCAG
- the LOC106090596 gene encoding mediator of RNA polymerase II transcription subunit 14 isoform X3 — MMAPQPLEQGLAAGYLPQGTEGSPRMNTISLAVLIDFIIQRTYHDLTVLAELLPRKSDMERKIEIYNFAARTRQLFIRLIALVKWANSVSKVDKSANIMSFLDKQNMLFVETADMLARMSRETLVRACLPNFHIPAAVEVLTKGTYNRLPTCIRERIVPPDPITIQEKRQTLLRLNQVIQHRLVTGKLMPQLREFKIRNGRVTFEVKHEFKVSLTVMGDSPTVPWRLLDIDVLVEDKETGDGKALVHPLQVNYIHQLIQARLVENPNALSEVYNCLHYFCQSLQLEVLYTQTLRLSYERLDDNIQVEEYIPGVKITVSYWRELTSKDPKSELGYRLTVQSDPNEIGRPLAVVHIPSLGAKESAEVADRAVRSDHLSMERLIVHTVYIRSVSRLSDLKLEFQAFLKDVDFNLQGTPAILTVPVLTPCLRAEQIHITIDTHTGMLRCHVPKHLDCPIIPEMQACLNGDRNKLPHIMSELRYWITHRRCEKTLQHLPATATETLPFLKAPDNPLLQAGRHKIFVKLHRHPSVILVVQLKEKPNTPNEMEYTFHLGFVAFQTKENDSTADESPQQLVPVQAPPSQQGAGSTPNAEVPRVYTKLLKLIEFDTFVSTHGPGTDVDDTPPHKRKSINEHGAPAAKQAKTIYPAYFIPELAHVVAMCDEKIPFLNLAQALTKHNIPHSGLQVESNATSLVLKILALPKPGPSGEDNKQQPHIPNMPTIEPHVWKDLMKRLLSISIRSQMNKNNQIRVWVVEFVFFSTPLQSTHAKEQGNRRTVYLTYEQINHDFSKTVDDLLKDWSKIVYLYTLAYNFSEHIKNKRLNISDMISINSYNYINLLLGYGPKKEVICNIYWSAQSHGFRLIFMGGITTVNSHSMMRDQLTTHLNSQHSLAQLVCILHETYNPLSSIAKLPIIPHLGIPRPLVPVLSFCILPQSPCLIRLAYQAMFCLEIRFRSGRLVSIRDGAFSRFDRNLIDEFTPIQGLKGFLSKYVDENAVYRGRSQSEDDNPPSPLGMEDNFGGPGSVPGGGTGGSSPFLSAGMRGPQSPRDSGLRFPAPHTPPSSSNPHTPASPHPGSGTSTGAGSGQNHPNYNLTSPPGPHMPHPSPSGLMPSSPLNPQPSPHMVHSPGPNAGSLYMQGHQDSPFAAMSPANSNWPGSPSMPRPSPRPGQSPDHKSSQSGNTGSNSAGCNSGNPQGMNRMPQANRSWAGAIPTVLTHEKLDLLCRPSPHPNKEIGATPDISPLERFLGCVYMRRQLHRNIQNDDTLQVLNSNEPGVVLFKVDGLQCQVTLNQIHMQSLHLKIAPLPPQPTQDGKQPFQLSPDDLLVLEQFFDTRVVAPPYRPNSLHSFCRVLSCATQVLKDFVQIMRLEMKPDLGGEQFKWTVQFCTRVPPSAAPIVPIGSPGVLIVRLKILFFLQVTRIPYNGKEWKDSPSLVLPMVYDLSSNLTQLAEKREQVQSPAAQTASSLLRRFSECAVHGQCSLFPAVRDLLINLQLPNDVPPPNQLIGPPVGPMVGSSPNPMMHSPMQQMGGPVGPPHVGPGYQQMPQNPGPQ, encoded by the exons ATGATGGCACCACAGCCACTGGAACAAGGATTAGCGGCGGGCTATTTGCCGCAAGGAACCGAAGGAAGTCCTCGCATGAACACCATATCCTTGGCTGTCCTCATAGACTTCATCATACAGAGAACCTATCATGATCTGACAGTTTTGGCTGAATT GCTTCCCCGCAAGTCCGATATGGAacgtaaaatagagatatacaacTTTGCTGCCCGAACACGTCAGCTGTTTATACGACTCATCGCTTTGGTCAAATGGGCTAACTCGGTGTCCAAAGTGGATAAATCTGCT aatattaTGAGCTTTTTagataagcaaaatatgctGTTTGTTGAAACTGCGGATATGCTGGCCCGCATGTCCCGTGAGACTCTGGTAAGAGCGTGTTTGCCAAATTTTCACATACCTGCCGCCGTAGAGGTGTTAACCAAAGGCACCTACAATCGCCTACCCACCTGTATCAGAGAACGTATAGTACCACCAGATCCCATTACTATACAAGAAAAGCGACAGACACTGCTGCGTCTCAACCAAGTGATACAACACCGCCTGGTAACGGGAAAGCTTATGCCTCAACTAAGAGAGTTTAAG ATAAGAAACGGTCGTGTCACATTTGAGGTGAAGCATGAATTTAAAGTTTCCTTGACGGTGATGGGCGATAGCCCAACAGTACCATGGCGTCTACTGGACATTGATGTGTTGGTGGAAGACAAAGAGACAGGAG atGGCAAAGCTTTGGTTCATCCACTTCAGGTTAATTACATCCATCAACTGATACAAGCGCGTCTCGTGGAGAACCCAAATGCTCTTAGTGAAGTTTACAACTGCCTGCACTACTTCTGTCAATCGCTGCAGCTTGAGGTTCTATACACTCAAACGTTGCGTCTTAGCTATGAGCGTTTGGATGACAACATACAAGTTGAGGAGTACATACCGGGTGTGAAGATAACGGTATCTTATTGGCGTGAACTGACAAGCAAGGATCCAAAATCCGAGTTGGGCTATCGCTTGACGGTACAGTCAGATCCAAATGAAATTGGACGTCCTTTGGCCGTGGTCCATATTCCTTCTCTGGGAGCTAAGGAATCAGCAGAAGTTGCTGATCGAGCAGTGCGTTCTGACCATTTGTCCATGGAGCGGTTGATCGTGCACACTGTCTATATACGTTCTGTCTCCCGTTTATCTGAtttaaaattggaatttcaaGCATTCCTCAAAGACGTTGATT TTAATCTGCAAGGTACGCCAGCTATCCTAACAGTGCCGGTTTTGACTCCTTGCCTACGTGCCGAACAAATTCACATAACAATTGATACGCACACTGGTATGCTGCGCTGCCATGTACCCAAGCATTTGGATTGTCCCATTATACCAGAAATGCAGGCCTGTCTCAATGGCGACCGCAACAAGCTGCCGCATATAATGTCAGAATTGCGATATTGGATAACACATAGACGTTGCGAAAAGACTTTGCAGCATTTACCTGCCACCGCCACGGAAACATTACCATTTCTGAAGGCGCCAGACAATCCATTACTGCAAGCTGGTAGACATAAAATCTTTGTAAAATTACACCGGCATCCAAGTGTTATATTG GTTGtccaattaaaagaaaaacccAACACGCCCAATGAAATGGAGTACACATTCCATTTAGGCTTTGTTGCCTTTCAGACAAAGGAAAATGATTCGACAGCGGACGAATCGCCGCAGCAACTTGTGCCGGTGCAAGCTCCGCCCAGTCAGCAGGGTGCAGGGTCAACGCCAAATGCCGAAGTGCCAAGAGTTTAcacaaaacttttaaaattaattgaatttgatACATTTGTTTCGACCCATGGCCCGGGAACTGATGTTGATG ATACGCCGCCTCATAAGCGAAAGTCTATCAATGAACATGGTGCGCCTGCGGCGAAGCAAGCAAAAACCATATATCCGGCTTATTTTATACCAGAATTGGCTcatgttgtagcaatgtgtgaCGAAAAGATACCCTTCCTAAATTTAGCTCAAGCATTGACAAAACACAATATTCCGCATAGTGGATTACAGGTGGAGTCCAATGCCACATCCCTGGTATTGAAAATTCTAGCACTGCCCAAGCCGGGCCCTTCGGGAGAAGATAACAAG CAGCAGCCGCATATACCAAATATGCCCACAATTGAGCCGCACGTATGGAAGGATCTGATGAAACGTCTTCTCTCCATATCCATTCGTTCACAAATGAACAAAAACAATCAAATACGCGTTTGGGTCGTTGAGTTTGTATTCTTTAGCACACCATTGCAAAGTACCCACGCAAAGGAGCAGGGTAATCGCAGAACCGTCTATCTTACATATGAGCAAATAAATCATGACTTTTCGAAAACAGTAGACGATCTTTTGAAGGACTGGTCGAAAATAGTCTATCTTTATACTCTGGCATACAATTTCTCCGAACACATAAAAAACA AACGTCTTAATATCTCTGATATGATAAGCATAAATTCATACAACTACATTAATCTGCTGTTGGGCTATGGACCCAAGAAAGAAGTAATCTGTAACATTTACTGGTCCGCCCAATCTCATGGTTTCCGTCTGATTTTCATGGGCGGCATAACCACAGTGAATTCACACTCGATGATGCGTGATCAATTGACCACTCATTTGAACAGCCAGCATAGCTTGGCACAGCTGGTGTGTATTCTACACGAGACCTATAACCCTTTGTCGTCGATAGCAAAACTGCCCATAATTCCGCATCTAGGAATTCCG CGACCACTTGTTCCAGTGTTATCGTTTTGCATTCTGCCGCAGTCTCCATGCCTTATACGTTTGGCCTATCAGGCTATGTTCTGCTTGGAAATACGATTCAGATCCGGCCGTTTGGTTTCGATACGAGATGGTGCCTTTAGTCGTTTTGACCGCAATCTGATTGACGAGTTTACTCCTATACAGGGGTTAAAG GGTTTCCTCTCGAAATATGTTGATGAAAACGCGGTTTATCGCGGCCGATCGCAAAGTGAAGACGACAATCCTCCCTCCCCGTTGGGAATGGAAGATAATTTTGGCGGACCAGGCAGCGTTCCAGGAGGTGGGACTGGGGGATCATCACCTTTTCTCAGTGCTGGCATGAGAGGTCCCCAATCGCCCAGGGACAGTGGTTTACGGTTTCCGGCGCCACACACTCCACCTTCTAGCTCAAATCCCCACACACCAGCTAGTCCACATCCAGGAAGCGGCACGTCGACGGGAGCTGGGAGTGGACAAAACCATCCAAATTATAATTTAACATCGCCACCGGGACCTCATATGCCTCATCCATCACCAAGTGGTCTAATGCCCTCCTCGCCATTGAATCCCCAACCAAGTCCTCATATGGTTCACAGTCCAGGGCCCAATGCAGGGTCATTGTATATGCAGGGTCATCAAGATTCGCCGTTTGCAGCGATGTCGCCTGCCAATAGTAATTGGCCCGGATCACCAAGTATGCCAAGGCCCTCGCCTAGACCAGGGCAGAGCCCCGATCACAAATCAAGTCAATCGGGGAATACGGGGTCCAATTCCGCAGGCTGTAACTCGGGCAATCCACAAGGTATGAACCGAATGCCCCAGGCCAATAGATCATGGGCTGGAGCCATACCAACCGTATTGACGCATGAGAAACTTGACTTACTCTGCCGTCCCAGTCCCCATCCTAATAAAGAGATTGGCGCTACCCCTGATATAAGTCCGTTGGAACGTTTTCTCGGTTGTGTTTACATGAGGCGTCAGCTACATCGAAACATACAGAACGATGATACACTTCAAGTTCTTAACTCAAATGAACCTGGAGTGGTTCTCTTTAAAGTGGACGGCCTTCAGTGTCAAGTGACTCTCAATCAGATCCATATGCAATCGTTGCATCTTAAAATTGCCCCATTACCACCACAACCCACGCAAGATGGTAAGCAACCTTTCCAGCTGAGCCCAGACGATCTCCTGGTGCTCGAACAATTCTTCGACACGCGAGTGGTTGCGCCACCCTATAGACCCAACTCATTGCATAGTTTCTGTAGGGTCTTAAGCTGTGCAacacaagttctcaaagatTTTGTACAAATAATGCGTTTGGAAATGAAGCCGGATCTGGGCGGAGAACAATTCAAATGGACTGTACAGTTTTGTACGCGTGTTCCACCGTCGGCGGCACCTATTGTTCCAATTGGCAGCCCCGGCGTGCTTATAGTGCGCTTGAAAATACTATTCTTT TTGCAAGTTACCCGGATACCATATAATGGCAAAGAATGGAAAGATAGCCCCTCATTAGTCCTGCCTATGGTGTACGATCTTAGTTCGAATTTGACCCAATTGGCCGAGAAACGTGAACAAGTACAGTCACCGGCAGCTCAAACGGCTAGTTCATTGTTAAGGCGATTTTCCGAGTGTGCAGTACATGGACAATGTTCATTGTTTCCAGCTGTCAGGGACCTCTTGATTAATCTTCAGTTGCCCAATGATGTACCACCACCGAATCAG